AACAGCTTTTACATCTATTCACTACCATATGTACTGGCCAGGTAGTGATCCTTATTGGACCTATAATACCATCGATCCATTGGCACGCATGCAGTTCTATCCCAATGAGAGTGGTATGTGGGTTCCCTATGCGGCTATCGATGGGATGTATGACTTAAATAGTCTCTCTGGTGAATTCAACGTAGATGACTGGGAAGCGCGGATCACTGAGAATGCCACGGACACTGCTCCTCTGGCTATATCAGTCACAGGCGATATGAATTATCAAGGCGAGGGTTATCTGGATGTCACCCTGACCCCTGAAACCGGGGCAGAAGGAGATCATACACTCCAGGTGGTTCTGGTGGAAGATGGTTTATATTTCATGGGATCGAATGGTTATCCAGATCATGATGCCGTTATGCGCCACATGTTTCCAAGTTTTGAAGGTACTCCTATAAGCTTGGAAGCAGGCGTTGAATTCAACATATCTATCGATTTGCAAATAACTCAAAATTTTGCAATGGAGAATTGCCGTCTGGTTGTCTTCGTACAGAGCTCCGATAAAACAATTCTAAATGCAGCTACTTTTGATGTCACAGACTTGACCCCTATCAATGTTCCAAAATTGTTGGGTGCGACTCAGGAGTTGTTTGTTGTCGATGAAAATGATGATGGGAAGCTCAATCCTGGCGAATCTACCAACTTTGCAGTAACTGTTTTAAACCAGTGTGATTGGGCTGAGGCAGTTGGAACCACAGGCTATCTATCCAGCACCAGCCCCTATGTTACCATTACCGATAGTGTAGGATCCTACGATCCCATCGAATCTTGTAATACTGGCACCAACACAACTGATATGTATGCTTTTAGCATTTCCGAAGATGCTCCTGTAATAACTGAGATGGCTTTCAGTCTGCGGTTGACATCCAATCAAGATGGTGCTGTACCCTATGAAACAACCATACCCCTTACGGTAAGCATAGATATGTTCCAGAATCACTTTCCAGTAGATATCGCGTATGGTGTTGTAAGTGGAAGTGCCGTGGTAGACCTCAATAATGATGGAAACCTGGAGGTGGTCTTTGGTGGTCTGGATAGCATGCTCCATGTCATAACGCTGGACGGATCTGAATTTACCGGATTCCCATTCATGGCGGATAGTAAGATTACTTCAGCACCGGCTATTGGGGATATTGATAATGATGGCAGTCTGGAAATTGTTTTCGCTTCCTTGAGTGGCGGTATTTATGTCGTCCAGGCAAATGGAACTGGTGAATTGGTATCTCAAGCAGTGAACAATATTCTTGGAACACCGGCCATTGATGATCTGGATGGTGATGGCGATCTTGAAATTGTTACGGCAGGTTTTGGTTACGACCTCGTGGCCATTCACCACGATGGCTCTCCTCTGACAGGCTTCCCTTTAATAATTGAGGGTGAACGGATGGAAGGCGCTGCAGGTATTGCCGATATTGATGGCGATGGTTCCAAGGACATCATCGTAGGTACCAAGGGTGACTTCTTACATGTCTTTGATGCAAGTGGTAATAGTCTTGCGGGATTCCCCATTGATGTGGGAAGTGATATTAAAACACCTCCTGTTATAACTGATCTTACCGGGGACGGAACCCTGGAGATTATTACTGGTCAAAGAAGCGGTATTGTTTACGCCCTGACTAGGTCCGGCGCTGTATTATGGACCCACCAACTTGCAGCCGTTCCCATTTTGACTGCACCGGCAGTCTTTGATTATAACCAGGATGGCCTCATGGAAACCGTTTACGTCTTGCCCGATGGTCGTGTTAGTGTTCTGGATCATGGTGGAAATATGCTGGATGGTTGGCCTCAGACCCTGGCAACTACCTGCTACAGCTCACCAATTCTCGCGGATATCACTGGCGATGATATACCTGAGATCATTCTCGGGGATGATTCCAACGACCTCTATGCCTTCAATATTGATGGTACACTCCTGCCAAACTTTCCCATGACCATGGGATCACGTGTGCATTGTGCAGCTACAATCGCAGATTTGGATCTCGATGGCAATATGGAAATCATTGTTGGAACGGATGCTGGGCTAAGCATTGTTGATATACCGGAAGTCAGCCAGGTTGGTCCCAATTGGTTTACCTCGCGGGGAAATTATAAAAGAACTGGATATTTCCCCAACAACATAGCGAGCTCTATTGAGGCACCCATCACTCCTGGAGTTTTGACATTATCTCAAAATTACCCAAATCCTTTTAACCCGACTACTTCACTTGAGTTTGGGATTCCAGAAGCTTCACAAACAAGCTTGTCAATATTTGATGTGCGTGGTCATGAAGTGACCAGATTGATTGATGGAAATCTGGCACCTGGAAATTACTCATTACTCTGGAGTAGCCTGGATCAAGGGGGCAATTCGGTAGCAGCAGGTATTTACTTTGCGCGCATCCAAACTGCTACTGGCGAACAAGTTATCAAGATGACACTCCTCAAATAGTTCATCAACTTGGTTCCGAATATGTTAGAGAGGCTGTCTCAGAACCTGAGGCAGTCTCTTTTCTTTTAACCACGGATTCACACTGATTTCCACAGATTTATGTAAAATCCAATCTAAGATGTAATTTCTGAGCCTAATCAGCTAAAGTCAGCTCACCAGAGACAAGCAAACAACTCTTTCCTGTTCCAACGAATTGTCTTCGACCATAGTTTCAGCAGATTTTGGGGGCTGGCAAGCCACTATAACTCAATATTCACATTATCAAGACCAGGGGGAGGAAATGCCTGATACCCAACACGAAGGGATTCTATAAAGAACCATATCCAGTTCCAGATTATCGATCACCTTACTTATCAGACGAACCAAATACTTCTCTGGTGTCAAATCTTCTAAATAGAGGAAAGAGTGTGGACGGATGATGATCATAAGCTTTAATATTAGCTTTAGAAGAAAATGGATTATCATAGACAATTAAAATATTAACAGTTGCATATCTGATTCCACCCCAACCCCCAACTCCTAACTCCTAACTCATAACCCTCGGTACGACAAACAAAATAAGAATCCATGCATTTTGGACATCCCCTTCTTTGCAAAAAAACTGGCTCTGTTTTCAGGTGTCTTCGTTATTAAAATTAAATTTTACTAACGTTTCTTTTACGAAGGGCTTTGTGGTGGCACACGCCCCCTCGTTTAAATATGTTATGGGATGCTTTACTTAGGCATATAAACATAATTCAACTTGGAGAGATTATGATCAAAAACAGACTCGCAAGCGTAGTGATGATACTTCTTGCCTTATTCGCGCTTGGGCATACCGCCGAACGATTGGTCTTAGCTGAATATTTCACAAACGCTGGCTGACCTTCCTGTGGCCCCGCAGGGGCTCAGTTGGACGTGTTCCAACAAAATAATCCTACGACACATACCCAAATCAACTACCATATGTCATGGCCGGGAACTGACCCATATTACAATTATAATAGCGCGGATGGCGACGCCCGACG
The Candidatus Neomarinimicrobiota bacterium DNA segment above includes these coding regions:
- a CDS encoding VCBS repeat-containing protein → MDVFQQNNQTAFTSIHYHMYWPGSDPYWTYNTIDPLARMQFYPNESGMWVPYAAIDGMYDLNSLSGEFNVDDWEARITENATDTAPLAISVTGDMNYQGEGYLDVTLTPETGAEGDHTLQVVLVEDGLYFMGSNGYPDHDAVMRHMFPSFEGTPISLEAGVEFNISIDLQITQNFAMENCRLVVFVQSSDKTILNAATFDVTDLTPINVPKLLGATQELFVVDENDDGKLNPGESTNFAVTVLNQCDWAEAVGTTGYLSSTSPYVTITDSVGSYDPIESCNTGTNTTDMYAFSISEDAPVITEMAFSLRLTSNQDGAVPYETTIPLTVSIDMFQNHFPVDIAYGVVSGSAVVDLNNDGNLEVVFGGLDSMLHVITLDGSEFTGFPFMADSKITSAPAIGDIDNDGSLEIVFASLSGGIYVVQANGTGELVSQAVNNILGTPAIDDLDGDGDLEIVTAGFGYDLVAIHHDGSPLTGFPLIIEGERMEGAAGIADIDGDGSKDIIVGTKGDFLHVFDASGNSLAGFPIDVGSDIKTPPVITDLTGDGTLEIITGQRSGIVYALTRSGAVLWTHQLAAVPILTAPAVFDYNQDGLMETVYVLPDGRVSVLDHGGNMLDGWPQTLATTCYSSPILADITGDDIPEIILGDDSNDLYAFNIDGTLLPNFPMTMGSRVHCAATIADLDLDGNMEIIVGTDAGLSIVDIPEVSQVGPNWFTSRGNYKRTGYFPNNIASSIEAPITPGVLTLSQNYPNPFNPTTSLEFGIPEASQTSLSIFDVRGHEVTRLIDGNLAPGNYSLLWSSLDQGGNSVAAGIYFARIQTATGEQVIKMTLLK